One region of Spiroplasma endosymbiont of Asaphidion curtum genomic DNA includes:
- a CDS encoding IS30 family transposase: MGYKHLGIYERIYIENQLKFKVKISEIAKNLNRSISTIIREVNRNKDSNHYFSLIAQNKAENRKQSHVYFHKFKNRELVKYVQQKLLLGWSPEQIYGRIKNFHKEWIISFKTIYNWIYSGLLEKVTNKNLRRKGKKRKSQENRGKFNGKSIKERNINVNNRITVGHWEGDTVVSSRGKSKSCLITLVERTSRFTLAMLVENRTTKVVNENISHYLSILPNNLVKTITFDRGKEFSNWQQLEKNLNVKIYFANAYSPWQRGTNENTNGLIREKFPKKFNFSNTTKNAVHKFILSLNQRPRKILNYLSPIEYLVRKII; this comes from the coding sequence ATGGGTTACAAACATCTTGGCATATATGAAAGAATTTATATTGAGAATCAATTGAAGTTTAAAGTAAAAATTAGTGAAATAGCTAAAAATCTTAATCGAAGTATTAGTACTATTATTCGAGAAGTCAATAGAAATAAAGATAGTAATCATTATTTTTCATTAATTGCACAAAATAAAGCAGAAAACAGAAAACAATCACATGTTTATTTTCATAAGTTTAAAAATAGAGAATTAGTAAAATATGTACAACAAAAATTACTATTAGGTTGATCGCCTGAACAAATTTATGGCAGAATTAAAAATTTTCATAAAGAATGAATTATTAGTTTTAAAACAATTTACAATTGAATTTATTCTGGATTACTTGAAAAAGTTACTAATAAAAATTTAAGAAGAAAAGGTAAGAAACGAAAATCTCAAGAAAATCGCGGTAAATTTAATGGTAAATCAATTAAAGAACGAAATATTAATGTTAATAATCGTATAACTGTTGGTCATTGAGAAGGTGATACTGTAGTATCATCACGAGGTAAAAGTAAATCATGTTTAATAACTTTAGTTGAAAGAACATCAAGATTTACTTTAGCAATGTTAGTTGAAAATAGAACTACTAAAGTTGTTAACGAAAACATTAGCCATTATTTATCAATTCTTCCAAATAATCTTGTTAAGACTATAACATTTGATAGGGGTAAAGAATTTTCTAATTGACAACAACTTGAAAAAAATTTAAATGTGAAAATTTATTTTGCTAATGCGTATTCGCCTTGACAAAGAGGTACTAATGAAAATACTAATGGTTTAATTAGAGAAAAATTTCCTAAAAAATTTAATTTTTCAAATACTACTAAAAATGCAGTTCATAAATTTATATTGTCTTTAAACCAAAGACCAAGAAAAATACTAAATTATCTTTCACCAATCGAATATTTGGTTAGAAAAATAATTTAG
- the tsaE gene encoding tRNA (adenosine(37)-N6)-threonylcarbamoyltransferase complex ATPase subunit type 1 TsaE, which yields MVNLQFITHNEAQTEALGAVIAKYVGRPGFILLQGALGTGKTTFTRYLANALQISEIVNSPTFVIMNEYVIPKQSFKLIHMDAYRLNNDEDLEMYEEAFNNNLNIIEWYENVLQIIDFNNALILQWKIIDDTTRVINLSGRGLLATQVIKFLQDNVLNAKC from the coding sequence GTGGTAAATTTGCAGTTTATAACTCATAATGAGGCACAAACAGAAGCTTTGGGAGCTGTTATTGCTAAGTATGTTGGTCGTCCGGGTTTTATTTTGTTACAAGGAGCATTGGGAACTGGTAAAACAACATTTACAAGATATTTAGCAAATGCTTTGCAAATTTCAGAGATAGTTAATTCGCCAACATTTGTTATTATGAATGAGTATGTAATTCCAAAACAATCATTTAAATTAATTCATATGGATGCTTATCGTTTAAATAATGATGAAGATTTAGAGATGTATGAAGAGGCATTTAATAATAATTTAAATATTATTGAATGATATGAAAATGTTTTACAAATTATTGATTTTAATAATGCTTTAATCTTACAATGGAAGATAATTGATGATACTACACGAGTAATCAATTTAAGTGGTAGGGGTCTTCTTGCAACACAAGTAATTAAATTTTTACAGGACAATGTTTTAAATGCTAAATGTTAA
- the cls gene encoding cardiolipin synthase, protein MLNKKMRLAITFVLLVLLLVTCIFIIAKYIDWLWIIGVVTISFGTLTALIIFVSNRPARTKISWIIAVYALPIVGIIIFIIFGRTYRYTKAQKFYLKKYQDFYAKEDFNYTNNFLKNEIKEERSILHLTTNISQRPLYDHTKVDLITNGIEKFSLLFKDLESAENYIHINYFILDDGEVLKYLTQLLIKKAYQGVNIRLIYDHAGSFFTVYHDTIQKMKRAGVHLKRFSPINLPFISGRNNYRNHRKDVIIDGKIGYTGGINVGDAYCHLSSKYGFWRDSQVRLQGSAVRSLELIFLQDWYFTTGESLVFDKKLLKNEPYDGKTSNIVQVIDDGPNTYETIQKDIYVKVISSAKSRVWLSTPYFIPTDDIVTALKNAAKSGVDVRLLMPGKTDKFFILDISRSYYDELFNSGIKIYEMSKIFNHSKTALIDDNLVIIGSTNLDFRSLYHDHQTIVILYGDANKQLEKNYLWDIERSILLTTSPLKKKNWFYRVMILPIVKIFDPLF, encoded by the coding sequence ATGTTAAATAAAAAAATGCGTTTAGCAATTACTTTTGTGCTTCTAGTACTTTTATTGGTGACTTGTATTTTTATTATTGCTAAATATATTGATTGATTATGAATTATTGGTGTCGTAACGATTTCATTTGGAACTTTAACAGCATTAATTATTTTTGTTTCTAACCGACCAGCACGAACAAAAATTTCTTGAATTATTGCTGTGTATGCGTTACCAATTGTTGGTATTATAATTTTTATTATTTTTGGGCGAACTTATCGTTATACTAAAGCACAAAAGTTTTATTTAAAAAAATATCAAGATTTTTATGCTAAAGAAGATTTTAATTATACGAATAACTTTTTAAAAAATGAAATTAAAGAAGAACGAAGTATTTTACATTTGACTACTAATATATCGCAAAGACCATTGTATGATCATACGAAAGTTGATTTAATAACTAATGGAATTGAAAAGTTTTCGTTGTTATTTAAAGACTTAGAAAGTGCTGAAAATTACATTCATATTAATTATTTCATTTTAGATGATGGTGAAGTTTTAAAATATTTGACACAGTTATTAATTAAAAAAGCTTATCAAGGTGTTAATATTCGCTTAATTTATGATCATGCTGGAAGTTTTTTTACAGTTTATCATGATACAATTCAGAAAATGAAGCGAGCTGGCGTTCATTTAAAAAGATTTTCACCGATAAATTTACCTTTTATTAGTGGTCGTAATAACTATCGTAATCACCGTAAAGATGTTATTATTGATGGTAAGATTGGTTATACGGGAGGCATTAATGTTGGTGATGCTTATTGTCATTTAAGTTCTAAATATGGATTTTGACGCGATAGTCAAGTTCGTTTACAAGGTAGTGCTGTTCGTAGTTTAGAGTTAATATTTTTACAGGATTGATATTTTACAACTGGAGAATCGTTAGTGTTTGATAAGAAATTGTTAAAAAATGAACCATATGATGGTAAAACTAGTAATATTGTTCAGGTTATTGATGATGGTCCCAATACTTATGAAACGATTCAAAAGGATATTTATGTTAAAGTTATTTCTAGTGCTAAAAGTCGTGTTTGGTTGTCAACACCTTATTTTATTCCGACTGATGATATTGTGACGGCATTAAAAAATGCTGCTAAGTCAGGTGTTGATGTCCGATTATTAATGCCAGGAAAAACTGATAAATTTTTTATTCTTGATATTAGTCGTTCATATTATGATGAATTATTTAATTCAGGGATAAAAATTTATGAAATGAGTAAGATTTTTAATCATTCAAAAACAGCATTAATTGATGATAATTTGGTCATTATTGGATCAACTAATTTAGATTTTCGTAGTCTTTATCACGATCATCAAACTATTGTTATTCTTTATGGTGATGCTAATAAGCAATTAGAAAAGAATTATTTATGAGATATTGAAAGAAGTATTCTTTTAACGACATCGCCGTTAAAGAAAAAAAATTGATTTTATCGAGTAATGATTTTACCAATTGTTAAAATTTTTGATCCCTTATTTTAG
- a CDS encoding bifunctional oligoribonuclease/PAP phosphatase NrnA: protein MRDKILQLIKEHNRIILLRHIIPDGDAYGVQLGLKEIIKSNWPDKIVLAAGTNSDYLNFIGTMDTVCDDDFKDSLVIIGDCGNLARVDDDRYKLAKTIIKIDHHPNIEPYGDIIWVDEQFGSASEMIALWVKECNLKVTPLAARIIYHGMVTDSGRFLYSKTNARTFSLASFLLIKGFDLNQLYREMYQVSEEDLKFMSFVYENYQTSTKGVLYLVFDNKTLEKLGINHNTAASKVNLLANVKDKPIWAFFCEDKNNNIRVELRSNKFFVNTVASKYNGGGHNFAAGARINDFNDVKNIISDLDEVISRGEPK, encoded by the coding sequence ATGAGAGATAAGATTTTGCAGTTAATTAAGGAACATAACCGAATTATATTGCTTCGTCATATTATTCCTGATGGTGATGCTTATGGTGTGCAGTTAGGTTTAAAAGAAATAATTAAATCTAATTGACCTGATAAGATTGTTCTAGCAGCGGGAACAAATAGTGATTATTTAAACTTTATTGGGACTATGGATACAGTTTGTGATGATGATTTTAAAGATAGTTTAGTTATTATTGGTGATTGTGGTAATTTAGCACGAGTTGATGATGACCGATATAAATTAGCAAAAACTATTATTAAGATTGACCATCATCCAAATATTGAACCTTATGGTGATATTATTTGAGTTGATGAACAATTTGGTTCAGCTAGTGAAATGATTGCTTTATGAGTTAAGGAATGTAATTTAAAAGTTACGCCGTTAGCAGCAAGAATTATTTATCATGGAATGGTAACTGATAGTGGTCGTTTTCTTTATTCAAAAACTAATGCGAGAACATTTAGTCTTGCGAGTTTTTTATTAATAAAAGGGTTTGATTTAAATCAATTATATCGTGAAATGTATCAAGTTAGTGAAGAAGATTTAAAATTTATGAGTTTTGTTTATGAAAATTATCAAACTTCAACAAAGGGAGTTTTATATTTAGTATTTGATAACAAAACATTAGAGAAGTTAGGCATTAATCATAATACTGCTGCTAGTAAAGTCAATTTATTAGCTAATGTTAAAGATAAGCCAATTTGAGCATTTTTTTGTGAAGATAAAAATAATAATATTCGTGTTGAACTACGATCAAATAAATTTTTTGTTAATACTGTTGCTAGCAAATATAATGGTGGTGGTCATAATTTTGCTGCGGGAGCGCGGATTAATGATTTTAATGATGTTAAAAATATTATTAGTGATTTAGATGAAGTGATTAGTAGAGGAGAACCAAAATAA
- a CDS encoding transposase family protein, with amino-acid sequence MKFDKFNFINDKELLRLTGIKQSTFNKMLNILKEAELKKFKRGGKNNKLSLENRLLMTLSYWREYRTYFHLGKSFDISEASCYRNIKWIEDILIKHPDFQQLAGKKALINDYFNDKTIIIDATETPIQRPKKDKNNLIQEKRKKTLLKHK; translated from the coding sequence ATGAAATTTGATAAATTTAATTTTATTAATGATAAAGAATTATTACGATTAACTGGAATAAAGCAAAGTACTTTTAATAAAATGTTAAATATTTTAAAAGAAGCTGAGTTAAAAAAGTTTAAAAGAGGTGGTAAAAATAATAAATTATCATTAGAAAATAGATTATTGATGACTTTATCATATTGACGAGAATATCGTACTTATTTTCATCTTGGTAAAAGTTTTGATATTAGTGAAGCTAGTTGTTATCGAAATATCAAGTGAATTGAAGATATTTTAATCAAACATCCTGATTTTCAACAACTTGCTGGTAAAAAAGCATTAATAAATGATTATTTTAATGATAAAACAATTATTATTGATGCTACAGAAACACCCATTCAACGCCCAAAAAAAGACAAAAACAATCTTATTCAGGAAAAAAGAAAAAAAACACTATTAAAACACAAGTAA
- a CDS encoding transposase family protein has protein sequence MKSQIIIDLFNNKIISVDFCYGSIHDYKLFLKSNTLINPKLELIADSGYQGLQNVHKNTLLPIKKSKNNPLNPDKKEYNSFLSKVRIAIEHVFVRFKKI, from the coding sequence TTAAAATCGCAAATAATTATTGATTTATTTAACAATAAAATTATTTCAGTAGATTTTTGTTATGGCAGTATTCATGATTATAAGTTATTTTTAAAATCAAATACACTTATAAATCCAAAATTAGAATTAATTGCTGATTCAGGATATCAAGGTTTGCAAAATGTTCATAAAAATACATTATTGCCAATTAAAAAGAGTAAAAATAATCCTTTAAATCCAGATAAAAAGGAATATAATAGCTTTTTAAGTAAAGTTAGAATTGCCATTGAACATGTTTTTGTTAGATTTAAAAAGATTTAA
- a CDS encoding acyl carrier protein — MNWLVEIAKLLKEKKGIKVKISLETNFRNLGLDSLELMDLIILAEEEYKFRIPDNKLSDIYTVQDLITVIEEVVNSNS; from the coding sequence ATGAATTGATTAGTTGAAATTGCTAAATTATTGAAAGAAAAAAAAGGTATCAAAGTAAAAATATCATTAGAAACTAATTTCCGTAATTTAGGTTTGGATTCTTTAGAATTGATGGATTTAATTATTTTAGCAGAAGAAGAATATAAATTTCGAATTCCTGATAATAAGTTAAGTGATATTTATACTGTTCAGGATTTAATAACTGTTATTGAAGAAGTAGTAAATAGTAATAGTTAA
- a CDS encoding type III pantothenate kinase: protein MKLLVDIGNSLIHLGVYQENQKVFYEQLSSNINVDKLLSCMEEVLEPFLLKIQQCVVSSVKPKFNSAIELLVEKCWIILVSASK, encoded by the coding sequence ATGAAGTTATTAGTTGATATTGGTAATAGTTTAATTCATTTAGGTGTTTATCAAGAAAATCAAAAAGTATTTTATGAGCAATTGTCTAGTAATATTAATGTTGATAAATTATTATCTTGTATGGAAGAAGTTCTTGAACCATTTTTGTTAAAAATTCAACAATGTGTTGTTAGTAGTGTTAAACCTAAATTTAATTCGGCAATTGAATTATTAGTTGAAAAATGCTGAATTATACTTGTAAGTGCAAGTAAATAA
- a CDS encoding transposase family protein, with protein sequence MLVKYKDENEFYSLIGIKYKTFMKMVEILKEVEAKQKQIGGRPNKLSIEQRLLMTLEYWKEYSTYRIIAKKYNISHVSCIRNIFWVENTLIKNSHFHIPGKKILLENKGTNNNLLAIDATEIPIERIKKN encoded by the coding sequence ATGTTAGTTAAATACAAAGACGAAAATGAATTTTATAGTCTAATAGGCATAAAATATAAAACTTTCATGAAAATGGTAGAAATTTTAAAAGAAGTTGAAGCTAAACAAAAACAAATTGGTGGTAGACCAAATAAATTATCAATAGAGCAAAGATTACTTATGACTTTAGAATACTGAAAAGAATATAGTACATATCGTATTATTGCAAAAAAATATAATATTAGTCATGTTAGTTGTATTCGTAATATCTTTTGAGTTGAAAATACTCTAATAAAAAATAGTCACTTTCATATACCTGGCAAAAAGATATTATTGGAAAATAAGGGTACTAATAATAATTTATTAGCAATTGATGCTACAGAAATTCCAATTGAAAGAATTAAAAAAAACTAA
- a CDS encoding IS5 family transposase (programmed frameshift) yields the protein MKFDKFNFINDKELLRLTGIKQSTFNKMLNILKEAELKKFKRGGKNNKLSLENRLLMTLSYWREYRTYFHLGKSFDISEVSCYRNIKWIEDILIKHPDFQQLAGKKALINDYFNDKTIIIDARETPIQRPKKGQKQSYSGKKKKHTIKTQVIIEKESKIIIATNFSLGKKHDFCLFKESKIPILKNTKLIVDNDYQGIQKIHSNVLIPKKKTKKNPLNKEQKHNNKLISKMRIIIENIFAILKKFKIITEKYRNRRKRFSLRFNLIASIYNLQL from the exons ATGAAATTTGATAAATTTAATTTTATTAATGATAAAGAATTATTACGATTAACTGGAATAAAGCAAAGTACTTTTAATAAAATGTTAAATATTTTAAAAGAAGCTGAGTTAAAAAAGTTTAAAAGAGGTGGTAAAAATAATAAATTATCATTAGAAAATAGATTATTGATGACTTTATCATATTGACGAGAATATCGTACTTATTTTCATCTTGGTAAAAGTTTTGATATTAGTGAAGTTAGTTGTTATCGAAATATCAAGTGAATTGAAGATATTTTAATCAAACATCCTGATTTTCAACAACTTGCTGGTAAAAAAGCATTAATAAATGATTATTTTAATGATAAAACAATTATTATTGATGCTAGAGAAACACCCATTCAACGCCCAAAAAAAG GACAAAAACAATCTTATTCAGGAAAAAAGAAAAAACACACTATTAAAACACAAGTAATTATTGAAAAAGAAAGCAAAATAATTATTGCAACAAATTTTTCTCTCGGTAAAAAGCATGATTTTTGTTTATTTAAAGAATCAAAAATCCCAATTTTAAAAAATACTAAATTAATAGTTGATAATGATTATCAAGGAATACAAAAAATTCATAGTAATGTTCTAATACCTAAGAAAAAAACAAAGAAAAACCCTTTAAATAAAGAACAAAAACATAATAATAAATTAATTTCAAAAATGAGAATTATTATTGAAAATATTTTTGCTATTCTTAAAAAATTTAAAATTATTACTGAAAAATATCGTAATCGTAGAAAACGATTTAGTTTAAGATTTAATTTAATTGCTTCAATTTATAATTTGCAATTATAG
- the tsaB gene encoding tRNA (adenosine(37)-N6)-threonylcarbamoyltransferase complex dimerization subunit type 1 TsaB translates to MKTLFLDTTNGYLVIILQDNCGLLDSLQIWNHQKHTEKATVLIDEMLTNNKLSWFDIDSLYLTVGPGSYTGIRVGITIAKTMKAVNEALQVFVTNSLLLQVGNKQAISVINAKTDQFFVAVYDNFHPIVLEQVVTRNNLFLLKKEWKKFKLIEDYHRVDLVENFLQIKHLCKKVTNVDDLEPLYLKELQLKKHYE, encoded by the coding sequence ATGAAAACATTATTTTTAGATACGACAAATGGATATTTAGTAATTATTTTACAAGATAATTGTGGTTTATTAGATAGTTTACAAATTTGGAATCATCAAAAACATACTGAGAAGGCAACAGTTTTAATTGATGAAATGTTAACTAATAATAAATTAAGTTGATTTGATATTGATAGTTTGTATTTAACTGTTGGTCCGGGAAGTTATACTGGAATTCGAGTGGGGATTACAATTGCGAAAACAATGAAAGCAGTTAATGAGGCGTTGCAAGTTTTTGTTACGAATAGTTTATTATTGCAAGTTGGTAATAAGCAGGCGATTAGTGTTATTAATGCTAAAACTGATCAATTTTTTGTTGCGGTTTATGATAATTTCCATCCGATTGTTTTAGAACAAGTAGTTACAAGAAATAATTTATTTTTATTGAAAAAAGAATGAAAAAAATTTAAGTTAATTGAAGATTATCATCGCGTTGATTTAGTAGAAAATTTTTTACAAATTAAACATTTATGTAAAAAAGTAACTAATGTTGATGATTTAGAACCATTATATTTAAAGGAGTTACAACTTAAAAAGCATTATGAATAA
- a CDS encoding Fur family transcriptional regulator → MKWDYEKLTQVLKNNGHRLTNIRLAILKLLLKKQHLNINGIIRELKKENDEHKNINVMSVYNTLDLFLQEELIYLNVFNGRDIVFELSNPILVHLVCETCHKVIHLSEDMHLSDEDFQENLKKLEEKLQNADFKLVHYKLEAHGICISCQEKDQEGNK, encoded by the coding sequence GTGAAATGAGATTATGAGAAATTAACGCAAGTATTAAAAAATAATGGACATCGTTTAACTAATATTAGATTAGCAATATTAAAATTATTATTAAAGAAACAACATCTAAATATTAATGGTATTATTAGAGAACTGAAAAAAGAAAATGATGAACATAAGAATATTAATGTCATGTCAGTTTATAATACTTTAGATTTATTTTTGCAAGAAGAATTAATTTATCTTAATGTTTTTAATGGCCGAGATATTGTTTTTGAATTATCAAATCCCATCTTAGTTCATTTAGTTTGTGAAACTTGTCATAAAGTTATTCATCTTAGCGAAGATATGCATTTAAGTGATGAAGATTTTCAAGAAAATTTAAAAAAATTAGAAGAAAAATTACAAAATGCTGATTTTAAACTCGTACATTATAAATTAGAAGCACATGGAATTTGTATATCTTGTCAAGAAAAAGATCAAGAAGGTAATAAATAA
- the proS gene encoding proline--tRNA ligase, translated as MNKNLNKITSLEENFSQWYTDLIVNGNLIDYGVVKGAPILKPHGYAIWKNIVKNLEIRFLEVEIQDVYMPLLIPESLLNQEKEHIQGFAPECAIVTKVGDKNLDEPLVIRPTSEVLFGTYFSKNISSYKDLPLKYNQWANVIRWEKTTRPFLRTTEFLWQEGHSVHNDMKEAQNWTVEMMNLYVKFFKEILGIAVLNGKKSLHEKFAGAVDTYSLEALMLDGQALQSATSHYFAQNFSKNFDIKFTNANNKEEYGYQTSWGMSTRVIGALIMSHSDNRGLVLPPMVAPIQVGIIPIQDDEQVRQQVNRIYQQLKTKYRVIIDTSLKSLGYKLSNSEIQGVCFRIEIGIRELETEKVLIVRRDTKTKLAVKINDVESYLKINMQQMQNDLYAGSLERLEERVFVVNSFDEYKQQLKTKTGFFGAWFCNRIECEVEIKQLTSTVSRCQDLEKQVEENAKCFKCNEKAKGYFYFARAY; from the coding sequence ATGAATAAAAATCTTAATAAAATTACATCGTTGGAGGAAAATTTTAGTCAATGATATACTGATTTGATTGTAAATGGTAATCTAATAGATTATGGAGTAGTTAAAGGAGCACCAATTTTAAAACCGCATGGTTATGCAATTTGAAAAAATATTGTGAAAAACTTAGAAATCAGATTTTTAGAAGTTGAAATTCAAGATGTTTATATGCCTTTATTAATTCCTGAGAGTTTATTGAATCAAGAGAAAGAACATATTCAAGGTTTTGCTCCAGAATGTGCTATTGTTACCAAAGTTGGTGATAAAAATTTAGATGAACCGTTGGTTATTAGACCAACTTCTGAAGTTTTGTTTGGGACATATTTTTCAAAAAATATTTCTAGTTATAAGGACTTACCATTAAAATATAATCAATGAGCTAATGTTATTCGTTGAGAAAAAACAACAAGGCCTTTTTTAAGAACAACAGAATTTTTGTGGCAAGAAGGTCATAGTGTTCATAATGATATGAAAGAAGCACAAAATTGAACGGTAGAAATGATGAATTTATATGTTAAATTTTTTAAAGAAATTTTAGGAATTGCTGTTCTTAATGGTAAAAAAAGTCTTCATGAAAAGTTTGCTGGTGCTGTTGATACATATAGTTTAGAAGCATTAATGTTAGATGGTCAAGCGTTACAATCAGCAACTAGTCATTATTTTGCGCAAAATTTTTCTAAAAATTTTGATATTAAGTTTACTAATGCTAACAATAAAGAAGAATATGGTTATCAAACTTCGTGAGGGATGTCAACAAGAGTTATTGGGGCTTTAATTATGTCTCATAGTGATAATAGGGGATTAGTATTACCACCAATGGTAGCGCCGATTCAAGTAGGAATAATTCCGATTCAAGATGATGAACAAGTAAGGCAACAAGTTAATAGGATTTATCAACAATTAAAAACTAAATATCGTGTTATCATTGATACTTCATTAAAGTCATTGGGTTATAAGTTAAGTAATAGTGAAATTCAAGGAGTTTGTTTTCGCATTGAAATTGGGATTCGTGAATTAGAAACTGAAAAAGTATTAATTGTACGAAGAGACACAAAAACAAAATTAGCGGTTAAGATTAATGATGTGGAATCATATTTAAAAATTAATATGCAACAAATGCAAAATGATTTATATGCAGGGTCGTTAGAACGATTAGAAGAGCGAGTATTTGTTGTTAATAGTTTTGATGAATATAAACAACAATTGAAAACAAAAACAGGGTTTTTTGGTGCTTGATTTTGTAATCGTATTGAGTGTGAAGTAGAAATTAAACAGTTAACTAGTACTGTTAGTCGTTGTCAAGATTTAGAGAAGCAGGTTGAAGAAAATGCTAAATGTTTTAAATGTAATGAAAAAGCAAAAGGATATTTTTACTTTGCACGGGCGTATTAA
- a CDS encoding type III pantothenate kinase, with product MQEVYCWNYLLIDSALKTNFKFVLDDIITLGADLIAAAVGAVSVYPNRDIIIIDMGTATTVSCIKDNSFIGGAILPGLLTSGEALIEKAALLKKDSWFLPQEMIAKNTKDCLSVGIIYGHAMAIKGIVETYQKQLKDSLVIILGGNYFFVKNILQDYQFIDDLIFTGLNILWILNEGEE from the coding sequence ATGCAAGAAGTCTATTGTTGGAATTATTTACTTATTGATAGTGCGTTAAAAACAAATTTTAAATTTGTTTTAGATGATATTATTACTTTGGGTGCTGATTTAATAGCAGCAGCGGTAGGCGCTGTTAGTGTTTATCCAAATCGTGATATAATTATTATTGATATGGGGACAGCAACAACGGTTTCGTGTATTAAAGATAATTCGTTTATTGGTGGTGCAATATTGCCAGGATTACTAACAAGTGGTGAAGCTTTAATTGAAAAAGCAGCTTTGTTAAAAAAAGATTCTTGATTTTTGCCGCAAGAAATGATTGCTAAGAATACTAAAGATTGTTTAAGTGTTGGTATTATTTATGGACATGCAATGGCGATTAAAGGTATTGTTGAAACTTATCAAAAACAATTAAAAGATTCATTAGTAATAATATTGGGTGGTAATTATTTTTTTGTTAAAAATATTTTGCAAGATTATCAATTTATTGATGATTTAATTTTTACTGGTTTAAATATTTTATGAATATTAAATGAAGGTGAAGAATAA
- a CDS encoding acetyltransferase, producing MCKTKKINKKIAKQLEKQDSPVSLEKKPEVKERGGFFKHLFSKSVQTINKVDIHFGWTRNATKRIIKQLFLQKVDHFYFYSSIANIFYILEQGIKPVKFKKLKENEKYIVWTYLEKDGHIELELSTSSRHQFWSWCLENEIDLTTVAIFYIDLVKLYENTKKDWEFNNNLQRVIINELISVNAIRAILIKDMEIYKRLQQYVSHQQIDIKIFYGDKGIIEEIKGKELKVNE from the coding sequence ATGTGTAAAACAAAAAAAATTAATAAAAAAATTGCTAAGCAGTTAGAAAAACAAGATTCTCCGGTAAGTTTAGAAAAAAAACCAGAAGTTAAAGAAAGAGGAGGTTTTTTTAAGCATTTATTTTCAAAAAGTGTTCAAACAATTAATAAAGTTGATATTCATTTTGGATGAACACGAAATGCTACTAAAAGAATTATTAAGCAATTATTTTTACAAAAGGTTGATCATTTTTATTTTTATAGTTCCATTGCTAATATTTTTTATATTTTAGAGCAAGGAATTAAACCAGTAAAATTTAAGAAACTTAAAGAAAATGAAAAGTATATTGTTTGAACATATTTAGAAAAAGATGGCCATATTGAATTAGAATTATCTACTAGTAGTCGTCATCAATTTTGAAGTTGATGTTTAGAAAATGAGATTGATTTAACTACAGTAGCAATTTTTTATATTGATTTAGTGAAATTATATGAAAATACTAAAAAAGATTGAGAGTTTAATAATAATTTGCAAAGAGTTATAATTAATGAATTAATTAGTGTTAATGCTATTAGGGCAATTTTAATTAAAGATATGGAAATATACAAAAGATTACAACAATATGTTTCTCATCAACAAATTGATATTAAAATATTTTATGGTGATAAAGGTATTATTGAAGAAATTAAAGGAAAGGAGTTAAAAGTTAATGAATAA